The genomic DNA AGAGCATCAGCTTTAGGCCTGGTCAAATCCTCTGTTCACGTTTAAAGAGACCTCAACCTTACAGAAAAAGGGTCATTGAAACAGAGataaatgtcattttatttgaataaattagtacatttttaagtaatgcattCAATAAGTCATAATCTGTGACTCTTTAACTCGTCATCTGGCCCATGGCTGTCATCAAAGAATATTAATTACGATGAAGAGCTAAAGAGAATCAGCGGATGAGTTTGATGAAGCAGGGACACCCGGTGGGCTTTTTTCATTAAAGAGCTCTCAGGCTGAGCGGGTGACCCTTTCCGGGTAACCGACCATTATCACCACCCGGTCATCGTAACACCCGGTCAGTTTCTCTTGCACTCatcttaaatgtttttgtggTCGTTTTGCCCGTCTCCCGCTTTTTAATATCAAATATATCCGTGATGTACTAGCTGGGCTACTGAAGGGTTTTAATAAGGCGACGTGTTTCCGCCCGGCTGTCTCTTCCTTCTCTATCACCGGTTCCTTCACACGGAAAAATAATTGGCCGGTTTCCCTGAGCTTGGAAAGGGGTTGAGCCGGGTGGGATTCTCCCCCGCCCCTCTCTTTTTTTATTACCACCGCCTGATGATCAAGACAATCACATATTACCTTATGGTGAACTGGGGCTCAATTGTTTTTCCATCTGTTGAcctgttgtgtttttttctcGTTTTAAAAACGTGTTCGGATGTTATTTGCATCCTTGGGACtttttgcaaaatatatttgcgTTATATTGCGTGCGGTACACGTttcaaaacattgtttttttggttaaatatatgataaatagCTTATCAAATACATgctatttaaaaattaatataatttgtaatttataaataaaaactcTATTTATGcgttaatttaatattttttatacattttataaaaatgctgGATAAAAATATTAGCTAgtgtatttaaattatttttattaattgtatatattaaatgtattgtTCAAatctatttattgtttaaataaaaacgaTAATTTTTGTAAACAGGCTGCATTTGTTATTAATGACGCTGGGTTTTTTACGCACCTCAGGTGACGCGTGCGCGCCACACTCACCTCCGCGTGCTCACAACACAATCTCCTGCAGTTTGTGTTTATCACTGGACTCGTGTAGCCTAAACGCTAAAAATAAACGCCATAATACACTTCTCACTAGAAATGCACACTAGAATACATAGTAGACACTAAAACGTGTAAAATACACAATGCGTCTTTTATAGGGTATACAATGTCACTTATTTTCCAGCGTTTCGTCTAAGCGTTTTATTGAGGAAAACAAACGGAACTTACATTAACAGTCGCCAAAATCTTGGACGCCACTTCGTCGAGAACAAGAAGAAAAAGCCAATTACCTCGTGAGGAAGAAAGAAGTGCCCCTGATACCCCGCGCACGTGCGCCGTGATTACCCCAAACACAGTGACCCGGACAGAGAGCTGAACTCTTTTACCCCTCTACCTGTGAAACTCTCAGCATGCCGGTTTCTTACGTTTTGTGGTGAGTAGAGTCATTATGAATCGCTCGTTAATTATTTGGGTCGGCAAGTTCAGGTATATTTAGATAAGTCTGTTCTCAGGTCAGCCAGAAAGACTCgataattgttttgttttcagtggaTCTAAAATGGTGTCAAGACACTTACAGGTTTCTCTGTGGGTTCAGGGTCAGTCTCGAATTAACACTCACTTATTGGCTGGAAACGAATTTTGAAACGCGATGCAAAAAATTTAGTCGAAACATATGCACATCCTTGATggttcatttaaataaaagaagGAAAAAAGAACCATGTTTGGGTTTATATTGGGCTCCACAGATGTTTGGACATGTAAAGCTGTTGATACAGCTTTTTCAAATTAGCTTATTTACTACATAGATTTTAATTAAGACTAAATTCTAAAGAATAAGACAATAAAGGTATTTAATGGAAATTAAAAGAAGAGCAGGAAACGTATTTTGTTCCAGCTTTCCAAaacagtgtttaaataaataatcgaTTTCGTTCTCTTGCATCCAATAACATGGACGCtctaaatttaaaaatatgcaaatgattGTAAATGCAATTATAAAATGAAGGGGCAGAACGAAGGAATGATCGAGGCTCCGCCCCCCGTGTGAGATCATAAATAGGCTAAACTCTCTCAAACTCTTCTGTCACTCTCAGATTACAGTTGAAAATCCGGAGGTATCGCATCAGAGGTCAAAGTGAGGGGCGCACGGTGCCGCGTCCTGGTGTGATCCACTTATTGATCTCGCCTGCTTTTGATTGATCCTCATCTCAATATCCCTTCATTAAAGCATGCAGTTAGAAAGCATCCTCCCTGGTGCATCTGTCAACTTACCCAAGACTTTCTACAACCTGTCCACGTCTTCAGAGAGCACCAACAACAGCCCGGGGTCAACACAGATCGACTTCCAGGAGATGGATCGAACGGAACCCGAGCAGAAAAAGTTCCTGAGCGGTGGGAGCGCGCTGCTGGATGAGGGTGAGAGTGAGACATTTGCCGGGAATAAAGCATCGGGAGACGGGAGGAAAAGTTCTCCAGTAATCTCCAGTGGAGATGATGACCTCTCTAGCGCCCGCCGGTACAACATTGACGAACTGGGCACTGATCGCTATTTCATATCTTCAACCCAACCGAGCTCCGACGTGACCAATCCGTGCTCACTCTTCCCGTACGGAGGTCAGACCGGGTCGGTGTACAGCGGCTCTAACGGCTCCAGGTATTCTTCGTCTCTGCATTACGGGTCGGTTCTTCCACCCGCCGGCTTCTCATCTGCCGTGTGCGCCAGTCGTAGTCAGTTTGGAAGCGGGTATCAGTTCGCACAGGGTCCCGGTTGCCTCTATCCGTCATATCCAGGACCGGGCTCCAGTTTGAGCTCGATGCCCATCCCGGGTTCGGGCTCGGCGGCGAGGGCGCAAGTATACCTGTGTAACAGACCCCTGTGGCTAAAATTTCACCGACATCAAACAGAGATGATTATCACCAAACAGGGCAGGTATGAAGAGTTAAAAGTTTTTCCCATCATCTCTATTAGTTCATTTATTGAAATTAGTTTTTAAAAGGGACTGGTTTAATAGTAAAATTTTAGGATATAGCCTATGTTATAATGTGTTTCGATTAAAAttataaagaaatatatttgtaaagaccacatatttgtgtatatatttaCTACTTAATTTAATCACAAAATAGAGTTGCATTTCAAAAGcacatatatttataaaaacgaATTTATATTAATACTTTTCgtttgtattaaaaaatatattgtttgcAGGAGAATGTTTCCCTTCCTGAGTTTTAATATAACTGGACTGAACCTGACCGCACATTATAATGTGTTTGTGGAAATTGTTCTGGCCGACCCGAACCACTGGAGATTTCAGGGCGGAAAATGGGTCACCTGCGGGAAAGCGGACAATAACATGCAAGGTGAGAAAAATTCAAGGGATAATGTGAAAATAATTTCAGCCCATATGTTTGCAAAATCTATCCAACACAGTTGTGTCTGGTTACAAAtatgcagaaataaatatgttCCGCGCAACAATTATCTACAACTGTAATACATAATTATGCTAAACCTAAAAAGAATGTATAATCGAATAGCTCGATTCAATTTAAAtgcacaaacatttaaaaacaaaaatacttcgtttacgaaaatgtatattttcattcGATGTTGTATTATTAAAATAGTTTGTTTGAACGTATAAAAGGTCGGATacaaataataacgcatagttttaattaatgttaatttattttatatgaatGTCAACACACGGAAAACGAAAATGAACGAAATTAAAACAAGAATATTTAAAGTCCTCTCAAAATTGTACCAATTTTCCAGCTAAATTATAAGGTTTACAAAACGTTTATGAGATTCGTtcgtttattttatttttttgacgtGCACAATTTTCACACTACAACCTCATTTCAAACCTCAGTTTGAAATGAGTGTTTGCGATGTTGTGCAGAAAGAAGTTTCACGTTTAACGTGAGCGATTTGCATCTTTCATACACAGAATGGCACGCGGGGGTGGATGTGTTATTCTCCTATCTCTATTAAAATTATTCAAATAGCTCTTAGTCACAATACATCTGTTTTTCATGCAGGACATTTTCACAGCTAATGTTCCTTGTCTTATTTTGTGAGGTTATGCTTTTTCTCTATGCTGTTAATGCtgacattaatttatttaaaaattaatttttttgcatgttattttgttttgcTGTAGGAAACAAGGTTTATGTTCACCCAGAATCACCAAACACAGGCGCACACTGGATGAGACAAGAAATATCATTTGGCAAACTGAAACTGACCAACAACAAGGGTGCAAATAACAACAATACTCAGGTAAACAAATTATAACAATTATTTACAAGGTAAATGTTATTAAGAAACCATTCGATGTGTATTAGATTTATATTTGGAATAAAAGCTAAATGCTGCtatgcatttcattttttatgctTTAAGGCCTAAATAAACATCCTGCTGTTTCTGCGAAAATTCCTGAAATTAACTTAAAATCAGTACCATGAAATATTTGTGGAAATCTTCTGCTTAGaactgatgtttttttttgtgtgtgtgcatcttaggtgaaaagtgtgtgtgtgtgagtgtgtgcgtgcgtgtgtgtgtagaCTTCCAGTCAGCTCAGAGGTCCTCAGTGTGGCTTTGACACCTCTATGCTGCTATCTAACTGCAAGAGCTGGCCATAACCTTTGCACAAACATTGATgctatgtgtatgtgtgttaaaACAGATGATTGTCCTGCAGTCCCTGCATAAGTACCAGCCACGGCTGCACATCGTTGAGGTGACAGAGGATGGTGTGGAAGACATGAGCAACGAAGCTAAAACGCAAACCTTTACATTCCCAGAGAACCAGTTTATTGCTGTAACCGCTTACCAGAACACAGACGTAAGCAGAACCTGCAGCCACAGCTTCATACAGCCACAACTTCATACAGCCACTTCTGCTTTTGTGCTGTTCTTCAGCTCCTggtgtttgtttatttgcagATCACACAGCTCAAGATCGACCACAACCCCTTCGCTAAAGGCTTCAGAGATAATTATGATTCGTAAGTGTCTTCCATGCAGACAACCGTCACTTTCTTACACTGCTTCTAGGAAATAATATGAAGACAGTCACTTCATATGAAAAACAGATTTGATTGGTAAACAAAAATGAGTATATTTGTCAAGATTTTAGTCACTTACCCAGGTCCTgctttttttccaaatttttccAAAGACAACTTTGAAGGTTCTGCAAAGATAATCATATCCCTCGCAAACCCTGCCTCATGTAAAATGCTAAGTTCTGTACTAATgtgtataaaaaataatgtatttagcTAAATAAATATTTCTCATGTCCTGTGTTTATCTCTCAGGATGTACACGGCTCCAGAGAGTGACAGACTGACCCCCTCTCCTACTGATTCTCCACGGTCACACCAGATTGTCCCCGGTGCCCGCTATGCTATGCAGCCCTTCTTCCAAGACCAGTTTGTGAACAACCTGCCGCAAAATCACCGCTTCTATGGCAGCGAACGTGCTGTGCCGCAGACCAACGGCCTGCTGTCCCCTCAGAGCGAGGACTCTGCTGCGAGCTCTGCCTCTGCCCAGCGCTGGTTCGTGGGCCCCGTCCAGCAAAGCGGAGGTTCCACCAAACTTGACCTGTCCTACGACGGCGAGTATTCGGCCTCCAGCCTCCTGCCCTATGGCATTAAGCCCTTGCCTCTGCAGAGCCCTCACGCTCTGGGCTATTACCCCGACTCTGCCTTCGCTTCGATGGCGGCCGGATGGAGCAGCAGAAGTTCGTATCAGAGGAAGATGACCACCGGCCTGCCCTGGTCACCTCGGCCGAGTCCTCCCGCGTACGCCGACGATCTGCTCTCCTCAAAAGACAAGCTACAGGACGAGAGCTCTGGGGCGGCCCCGGCAACCGCCTCTACCGGGCCTTGGATGGAGACCCCGCCGGTCCTCAAAGTCGTAGATTCCGGGGACGCCGGTGGATATGCGGCGGCGTGCAAGAGGAGGCGCGTTTCACCTGGAGGTTCGAGTACAGACGCTTCACCCACTATAAAGTGTGAGGACTTGAGCTCTGAGGAGTACAACAAAGAGAGTCATAAAGCTATGGGTTATTATGCCTTCTATACGAGCCCTTAAAGACTGCTGATGATTCAGATCATTTATCAATTCTCTCTCATATTTTGTTTGAAGTGTTCTGCCCATGTTGTGTTTTAACCCTTTTAACCTGCAGGTGCCAAAGCTCCGTGCCACACCCACTCCCCAGTGCTTGTTCAGTTTTTGCTTATTTGTGAAACATTTTGGGGTTTtaattttttcttcatttttaaagCATGCCCTTAAATTCTGCTTTTAATcttatttttctaaaaaaaaaaaccttttgcGGTTTTTCCTTTTATTTAAGACTCTGTTGTACAGTATTTGTGCACTTTAGATTGTGATGTATCTTGTACAAATGTTCTCATGGCACTGTTATGAAAGGTGGAATAAAATGTGCTTTTCATACTAGTTGTGTTTTAATTCatcctttaaaaaatgtattttattcagCTTTTATTTTAGAATTGCATCacattattaaaattatttgatgGCTATAAATGCTATAAAATAGGGAAATCCCTATAAgttaataaaatttaaatgtcACAAATTGTCAGGAATGAAACGTCAAATATATATGAATTCGTTTGGTCTTTACAAAGCACTcataaaaaaagtgtttctttattaatgtaaaacatCGAAAATTTATAatgattaaaatttaaaaatatttaaatgtcttAAACAATCGATCAATATtgattcatttttataataGATTGTTTGAGGGTTTTTTAACgaacaatattttattaatcgtaacattttaatttaaaaaacacagaaatgttAGACTAAATAAATCGGATGATTGTTACCGTTGGTTTTGTGTTTTGCAGAAACATGAAGGATCTTATCTTCACATCAACCGCAAAGTCACCACCGTTGTTTCTCTATTTAATTTCGGCCATTTCTTATTTCTTTATCTGTCTTTTGACTCTTTCGAGAAGGAGTTTTACTCCAGCGTTTAACAGCCTTTTCTCCTTCGGAGTTATTTTGGATGATCGAGAGAAATTTCGGGGTTTAAGTATAACACGGTGTGAGTTCAGTTCCTCATCTCTGCTTAAAGTTTCACTCCTGTTGAACACATTTAGATTTCAGGACTAATCTAATCTTGCCTTGAAGCTCAACAGAACAATTTGTCAAAAAAAGAATTATTCATATTAGTACCAGGgtatttatttaaagatgaGAAACTGCATTTTTGTGCTAAATAATGCCCTGCGTTTAAAGTTTTATTAAgaacattatatttatttatttattattattaaacaaaaTTTGAAGCTTTTGGAACTTCTTAATATGGCTGTTTTTATTAAACGTTTAAAATGAGCACAAAAATTAAATGGGATTCAATTACGACATGTTTTATCAACAAAAAACCCTCAACACAAAATCTCTTATCGAAATATTTTCTAATTCTAACTATTAATATTGTTAAAGAGCCTTTAAGAGAGccctcattttttttaagtgcagTCCAACATTTGTCACATGAAATTTTCTTAACCAGGTGTCAAATGAGTTCCTTCCTGCTGTCTTGTTCGGAAAAAGCGAAATGTAAGTGTGAAATTACAAATAAAACGCTGATACGCGGGTCGTGCCGATAAACTTCTTAAGCAAGATGCACGCACGAGGCTGCTGGGGCCTAGATTTGGCATCTGTAATGAGAATTGGCCCCTGTCGGAGCTCAACTCTGTCTATCAGCTCATCAGCGAATCCCTCTTGAATTCATCTCAATGCCGCGGTATTTTTAAGTCTAATGAATTCTGTTGTCAGACTTCTTGACAGAAAGCGAAGACTCCGACTAACTCCAATTAACACCTTCTAATGATGCTGAGCTCCCGATGGCGCGCGGATCATCTGCCCCGGGCGGGGGTACTGATGGGGGTAGCGGGCTAAAAATGTTCTGTGCTCCTTCACCACCCGTGTCAGCGAGTGCCACACCGGATCACCGCGACCTGCCCCGCGCAGCGTGTACGAACTCCTGCCGGTAACGAGCATCTGTGTGGAACGAGGACGCGCGCGGCAGGCGGCTGTCGATGGCAGATGCACGTTCACGAGCAGTTGCAGATATTACTGCTGAAGCTGTCACTGCAGGCATTGTCAAAGGAAACTGATCTGTCACAATGAGACAAGGCCTAAAATAACACCGAGATGTCAGATCTGTTTTAAATGGTTTATATTTGGTAATATCTGAATGActatacattaaataaatagCAAGTGATAGCAAGTTATGCTATGGATTTACTACCAATAAAACCAAAAGTATAGTTAAAGCATGGTTACCACAAATTTACCATGGCTTATACAGCATGGTTTAAAATCATAAAACTATTGTTTTACAAATGGTAAT from Misgurnus anguillicaudatus chromosome 20, ASM2758022v2, whole genome shotgun sequence includes the following:
- the eomesa gene encoding eomesodermin homolog a, with amino-acid sequence MQLESILPGASVNLPKTFYNLSTSSESTNNSPGSTQIDFQEMDRTEPEQKKFLSGGSALLDEGESETFAGNKASGDGRKSSPVISSGDDDLSSARRYNIDELGTDRYFISSTQPSSDVTNPCSLFPYGGQTGSVYSGSNGSRYSSSLHYGSVLPPAGFSSAVCASRSQFGSGYQFAQGPGCLYPSYPGPGSSLSSMPIPGSGSAARAQVYLCNRPLWLKFHRHQTEMIITKQGRRMFPFLSFNITGLNLTAHYNVFVEIVLADPNHWRFQGGKWVTCGKADNNMQGNKVYVHPESPNTGAHWMRQEISFGKLKLTNNKGANNNNTQMIVLQSLHKYQPRLHIVEVTEDGVEDMSNEAKTQTFTFPENQFIAVTAYQNTDITQLKIDHNPFAKGFRDNYDSMYTAPESDRLTPSPTDSPRSHQIVPGARYAMQPFFQDQFVNNLPQNHRFYGSERAVPQTNGLLSPQSEDSAASSASAQRWFVGPVQQSGGSTKLDLSYDGEYSASSLLPYGIKPLPLQSPHALGYYPDSAFASMAAGWSSRSSYQRKMTTGLPWSPRPSPPAYADDLLSSKDKLQDESSGAAPATASTGPWMETPPVLKVVDSGDAGGYAAACKRRRVSPGGSSTDASPTIKCEDLSSEEYNKESHKAMGYYAFYTSP